The window GGTTTCCCTCCTTGAAACTAAGCCCAAAATCAATTAACTTGAAGCACTCATCATCTGCACTCCATAAGATATTACGTGGTTTCAGGTCAGCATGCACATAACCTTCCCGATGCATAAAACAAAGTGCCTCAAGAATATCTCTGGCGCAGTGCTGGATCATCCACATGGAGTGTCTGTGGTTGCTGGACCGCATCAGCAGCTCTGAGACACTGACATCAAGCAATTCCAGAAGAAGGCAGTGAGTAGATGTATTTGGAGTGTAGTTATTTGTAAAAACTCCATACAAGGAAACTGCAGAGGGAAAGAACCAAACACCATGACACTGATTAAAAcatctatatattttatattagctTATTTATAGCTTAATTATATTgtctaatatattttaaatagccACAGTGACACTGAGTGATGTGAGCTAAAAATACACTAACGATAGAGTAAATGTCCCTCctttaaaatgattacaaatcTAATGATAATTATTTACACtcatacagtatagtgcttttctggacactcaactcaaagcacttcacaggtaatggggactaacctccaccaccaccaccaccaccaccaccaccaatgtgtagccctcaccaggatgatgcgacagctatcagcggggaggaaagcagagtgatgaagccagttcatagatggagattagtAGGAGGCCATGGTTTGTAAAGGCCGGGGAAAATTTGGCAAGTACACtggagtaacacccctactcttttggagaaatgccctgggaatACTTAATgacacggagagtcaggacctcggttttacatctcttgCAAAGATCGGTGCCTTTTTTTACAGCAGagtgttcccgtcactatactggggcattaggatccacacagaccgcagggcaAGCGCtctctactggtcccactaacacctctttcaaaaaaaaaaaacttagttttcccaggagatctcccatccaggaactggtcaggctcacacctgctaacAATGCTAAACTAACACACAAATCGACCATTTTAACAAAAGATTCAAAGCATGAACctttggagaaaaaaatgagtacaaaacTATTCTTTTTTGTGCCGTGATAAAATCTTAAAACTAAGGAATCATTCTTGGTGTAAATAGGTTTGGGCACAaatgcaatatattttaaaggcCAGCTAACATGAAAAATCATGAAATTTTGTTTCTACCCAGCTGATCGCACGCTACTAGGCTGATGTAATCAAAATTCCAGCCTAGTGACACAGTTTATTGTAAAGGATATTTGACTATTTACCAATATTTCTGTGTCCTTGGATGTCTTCAAGTATTGTTCTCTCTTTGTGATACCCGTAATCCCCACCCTGTGTATCCACCTGAAACTCTTTTACAGCCGCAGAGGCCGATCTCTCCGAGGTAACACGGTAAACCGAAGCTGAAACGCCCTGCCCAAGCCTCGCCTGCACGCTCCAGACTTGTCCGAATATCTCGAAACTTGGTGTCACCGGCTGGTTCACACTTCCGCGTGAATCTGCCATTGTCACGGAGAAATCCCCATCAAGTACCTCTGTCTGACCGCTAGACCCGCAGTAGGCAGCCATTGTGTATGCACGACCGAATtggtaaagaaattaaatatttttcaacagagaaaaaaaaacacagcttcaCATTTCAAGTCAGCATTGTTAAATTACAGTAGTTTTCATCACGCAACGGCGCCTTGCgaattaactttttttcacattacaGAATATGCATGCACCTCAACTTCGTGTTGCAAATTTTAACTGGCTAAGTAGTCACAGCTCAACCCATAGCAACGGCTATTAAACTCTCAGTCCTGCCAACATCGAAAACGCTAGATTTTGCACCGAGTTGTTTGCGAAACGTAAAATTCTCATTTTAAGAAGTTCGTTTTCATGTAGTTATGTAATTTTTGGAGTTAGTGattctggaaagaaaaaaaaaccctttcgCCTGTTTATACAGCCATCTTTACCGGAAGTATGAACCATAGAATATGAGGACTTGTACTAGAGTTCCTTGGAGGACTAACAAACTAATATCTGTGGTATACGGATTATATAGTTATGTGCCCTGAAAAAGCATTGATTTTTAATTATGATTAGTAAACGTGTTACATTTACTTTCGAACAGTTTCAATTAATCTCCGTATTGAAAATCACACTGATTTCCCAATTTAGTACTTGAAACTTATTTAAGGTCTAACCAGCTATTTTCAATTGCTTCTCGTACAGGGCAACCCGAAttctgtaaaatacagtatctcaCTATTAAGATCTCACATATTGTGAAACATAACCAAGTTGGAGGATATACAATTTAAGAATAAGTTGTACAGAAGTAGCATGTCAAGCAGAAATGTGCTAATCAAAGAAACTTTGACATTGAGTAATTAGGTAATATAGTGTATGGCCTTAAGTCCAAAGTAGAACATACTCTGAGAAAGCAAAAAGATAGTGAATTATGATTACAAATgccaaacataaaaaaatagtgGACTATGAACGAATTGTTCTCAACTGTGATTGAGTAACAAAGATTTAAGATCACTCTATTAAGGATATATAAACAGCTGATGGTTTTGGAATGGGATTtgtatttaaagtgtttttaagACTATTATGCCTGTAAACTACTGTGTGCTTTGCAGTATCCATAGGCACTATTTATTCTggaatgtaatttatttaatatctCCTTTGCTATCAAAGTCTTATTATTAACAGGCACCAGCATTCCCAGGTTTACATGTAGTGAACTACATGCACTAAAACCTAAAGATAAAGGTACCTATTGCCTTTTATCACTTGAAGAAAAATGTAACCCAGCTCTTCCTCCAGCTAGTGCCCACTACCACATCCATATTAGGCCACAACTCTAGTTTCACACAGTTTTTATCACTAACCTCTCCATGATTTTATTAAGacaatttacaaaatgtttaactTTGGCCAGCAGTACATATGACACACAAAGACATAAACAATATGTTTCAGTGGGAAGCTATGTCTGCATACAATAGCTGACAAGgtaacaagtagaggttaattccatgttgAGAAGTAGAAATTagaaacacaacttttcagctgttgtgccttcttcaggtgtgaggggaGAGTAAGGTAGCAATATTATGTACAGGAGAACAAAGGACAGAACTTGTGAGAGAGAAAGAACAAATACAGGGACATCTGGGGGAGAGGCAAACCCAAATCCTTTCAACATGAATTACAGTTTTTTAAGTGcccatttgaaaaatgaaaaatgaccgATCCACTTGAGATCATTTTCACTTGTATTGTATACTGCTTTTTTAGAATTTagcaaatgattttaaaataacactatGTTGcaagaaataacatttatttcaaactgaaacacagactgcaattgtaaaatattacattcGTTTTTTCTATATCATTTTCCCCCATCTAATAATGTAAAGTcatttagacaaaaaaaaactatttacttCATCTCTGATGAATGGAATTAATCCCTGTGAGCCATTGAGTCATTTACcaggaaataaaacaatgagGTTATAATTTGCCTGTCTTGATGACAGTTCCATGGTAACACTACAAATATTTAAATCGGAGAACACTTCCTGAATTTAACTTTATAGGCTATATATTCCAACAACGCGCAAATTAAACTAATTGTAAGATTAAGCATTAAAATTACGTTATCTTTCTTGGACCCCAGTCTTAACCTTATCGATTTAAaacatatgtatatattatttttaattaacttaattaaaaaatgttccgCTTCGAGGTTGCCCCAGTGGGTGAGGGTGACGTGATGACGAACGCAAGAATGCAGACTAACCGGTAAAATGAGCCGTGGTATTTTTAACCTAAACGCTTGGGAGGGgttgatatataaaatattacacagTACTACCCCAAATTCAATAC is drawn from Lepisosteus oculatus isolate fLepOcu1 chromosome 9, fLepOcu1.hap2, whole genome shotgun sequence and contains these coding sequences:
- the uhmk1 gene encoding serine/threonine-protein kinase Kist isoform X2: MAAYCGSSGQTEVLDGDFSVTMADSRGSVNQPVTPSFEIFGQVWSVQARLGQGVSASVYRVTSERSASAAVKEFQVDTQGGDYGYHKERTILEDIQGHRNIVSLYGVFTNNYTPNTSTHCLLLELLDVSVSELLMRSSNHRHSMWMIQHCARDILEALCFMHREGYVHADLKPRNILWSADDECFKLIDFGLSFKEGNQDVKYIQTDGYRAPEAEIQNSVAQAGLESDTECTSAVDLWSLGIILLEMFSGIKLKETVKSWEWKANNFTVIDNIFASKTVVGSAIPIYHLRDLIKTMLHCDPRQRTTAEKALSSPFFSIPFAPHIEDLVMLPTPVLRLLNVINDSHLQNEEEYEDLLCCLVRHC
- the uhmk1 gene encoding serine/threonine-protein kinase Kist isoform X3 — protein: MAAYCGSSGQTEVLDGDFSVTMADSRGSVNQPVTPSFEIFGQVWSVQARLGQGVSASVYRVTSERSASAAVKEFQVDTQGGDYGYHKERTILEDIQGHRNIVSLYGVFTNNYTPNTSTHCLLLELLDVSVSELLMRSSNHRHSMWMIQHCARDILEALCFMHREGYVHADLKPRNILWSADDECFKLIDFGLSFKEGNQDVKYIQTDGYRAPEAEIQNSVAQAGLESDTECTSAVDLWSLGIILLEMFSGIKLKETVKSWEWKANNFTVIDNIFASKTVVGSAIPIYHLRDLIKTMLHCDPRQRTTAEKALSSPFFSIPFAPHIEDLVMLPTPVLRLLNVINDSHLQNEEEYEDIPFKIINI
- the uhmk1 gene encoding serine/threonine-protein kinase Kist isoform X4, with the translated sequence MAAYCGSSGQTEVLDGDFSVTMADSRGSVNQPVTPSFEIFGQVWSVQARLGQGVSASVYRVTSERSASAAVKEFQVDTQGGDYGYHKERTILEDIQGHRNIVSLYGVFTNNYTPNTSTHCLLLELLDVSVSELLMRSSNHRHSMWMIQHCARDILEALCFMHREGYVHADLKPRNILWSADDECFKLIDFGLSFKEGNQDVKYIQTDGYRAPEAEIQNSVAQAGLESDTECTSAVDLWSLGIILLEMFSGIKLKETVKSWEWKANNFTVIDNIFASKTVVGSAIPIYHLRDLIKTMLHCDPRQRTTAEKALSSPFFSIPFAPHIEDLVMLPTPVLRLLNVINDSHLQNEEEYEGFC